The following coding sequences lie in one Haladaptatus sp. DJG-WS-42 genomic window:
- a CDS encoding histidine kinase N-terminal 7TM domain-containing protein, which translates to MAWQATPYTFPLLLASAISLLLSVYVLSHRSKLKQPRMTAFLAVTGSVVVWCSAYWFQLSTTTLAGKLFWNRFVWIGVAVMAVAWPVFILAYAGRQRWLTPGGLLSISVFPAATALLVWSAEYRQLVFTPVNVHTHSTGVVLEISPGPVFLLFLLYTYILDLVVIGVLALDAHRTYGIRRRQSLLLILASVVPLLASWASVAEVFPFPHVDLTPITFGLTTPLVAYTLFRYQFLDVIPIAQRTLIDEMDDGIIILDDNHRIVDYNPTVTRLLDTGTDLVGERAETALAAYPALHECLVNEGAATEIVTTNDETPRYYSVTCSQFETQNKSGSILSLHDITTQRKVERRYQTIVEQASTVTVLVTEDGRFEYVTPSIERTLGYPPVDILGDPFIEYIHPDDVERIFETFITIQQGGTSDWVELRVQHADGSWRVMEAKGENLLENPAIGAILLTAHDVTEHRQYEQRLQVLNRVLRHDVGNKMSVVQGAISMVQEETESEQVRTWMGKAHRAGTDLLELSQKSRRIDTLLDRDSEVLPLDIVAQVEQVVATVQTTYSTVNIECDIPDAAWANALPLVKVGLEELLTNAIEHSDRDVPTVTVSITKAETDVVEIHVADDGPGIPKMEREVLKRGIESQLEHTSGLGLWLVHWIVSAADGELVITENEPRGTVVTLRFHEAAPVTAEATTTAQD; encoded by the coding sequence ATGGCGTGGCAAGCAACGCCCTATACCTTTCCTCTCCTCCTTGCGAGTGCAATCTCTTTGCTGTTGAGCGTGTATGTGCTGAGTCATCGAAGCAAGCTCAAACAACCGCGGATGACCGCGTTTCTCGCGGTGACGGGAAGCGTGGTCGTGTGGTGTTCTGCCTACTGGTTTCAGCTTTCTACAACGACGCTCGCGGGCAAGTTGTTCTGGAATCGGTTTGTCTGGATTGGCGTGGCGGTCATGGCAGTTGCGTGGCCGGTGTTCATTCTTGCCTACGCAGGCCGACAACGCTGGCTCACACCCGGTGGGCTGCTCAGCATAAGCGTATTCCCCGCCGCAACCGCGCTTCTGGTTTGGAGCGCCGAGTATCGACAGCTGGTGTTCACGCCAGTGAACGTCCACACCCACTCAACAGGAGTTGTTCTCGAAATCAGTCCCGGCCCCGTTTTCTTGCTCTTTCTCCTGTACACGTACATCCTCGATTTAGTCGTCATCGGGGTACTCGCCCTCGACGCACACCGTACATACGGCATTCGCAGACGCCAGAGCTTGTTGCTGATACTCGCAAGCGTGGTCCCACTGCTCGCAAGCTGGGCCAGCGTCGCAGAAGTATTCCCGTTCCCACATGTAGACCTGACGCCGATCACCTTTGGGCTGACCACCCCGCTTGTCGCGTACACCCTGTTTCGGTACCAGTTTTTAGATGTGATTCCGATCGCACAGCGCACGCTCATCGACGAGATGGATGACGGTATCATCATTCTCGATGACAATCACCGCATCGTTGACTACAACCCAACGGTCACCCGCCTGCTCGATACCGGCACAGACCTCGTTGGCGAGCGAGCAGAGACAGCGCTCGCGGCGTATCCAGCATTGCATGAGTGTCTCGTAAACGAAGGTGCGGCCACTGAAATCGTGACAACGAACGACGAGACGCCACGATACTACAGCGTCACGTGCTCTCAGTTCGAGACACAAAACAAGTCGGGCTCTATCCTGAGCCTTCACGACATCACCACCCAGCGCAAAGTCGAGCGACGCTATCAGACAATCGTCGAACAAGCATCGACGGTTACCGTGCTCGTAACCGAAGATGGTCGGTTTGAATACGTCACGCCGTCGATCGAACGAACGCTTGGCTACCCCCCTGTGGACATCCTTGGCGACCCATTTATTGAGTACATCCATCCCGACGATGTCGAGCGAATTTTCGAGACGTTCATCACCATCCAACAAGGCGGGACGAGCGACTGGGTTGAACTTCGCGTCCAGCACGCAGACGGGTCGTGGCGCGTCATGGAAGCAAAAGGCGAGAACCTCCTCGAGAATCCGGCTATCGGTGCGATTCTGTTGACGGCACACGACGTGACCGAGCACAGACAGTACGAACAGCGACTCCAAGTGCTCAATCGGGTGTTGCGCCACGACGTTGGCAACAAGATGTCCGTGGTACAAGGGGCGATTTCGATGGTACAAGAGGAAACCGAGAGCGAACAAGTACGCACGTGGATGGGGAAAGCCCACCGCGCTGGCACCGACCTCCTCGAACTGAGCCAAAAGTCACGGCGTATCGACACGCTGCTAGACCGCGATTCAGAGGTGCTCCCGCTCGACATCGTCGCGCAGGTCGAACAGGTGGTTGCCACCGTTCAGACCACGTATTCGACGGTGAACATCGAGTGTGATATTCCCGATGCAGCGTGGGCAAACGCACTCCCACTGGTCAAAGTCGGGCTTGAAGAACTGCTCACAAATGCCATCGAGCACAGTGACCGAGACGTTCCCACGGTGACCGTCTCGATTACGAAAGCTGAGACTGATGTTGTTGAGATACACGTTGCAGACGACGGTCCCGGCATTCCCAAGATGGAGCGAGAGGTGCTCAAACGTGGAATTGAATCCCAACTAGAGCACACAAGCGGCCTTGGCCTGTGGCTGGTTCACTGGATTGTTTCGGCTGCAGACGGTGAGTTAGTCATCACTGAAAACGAACCGCGCGGCACAGTTGTGACGCTTCGCTTCCACGAGGCCGCACCCGTCACGGCAGAGGCAACGACGACCGCACAGGACTGA
- a CDS encoding response regulator — protein sequence MGLSNPPVVLIVEDEPDIAEMYDIWLGNDYDSRFAANGAQALSHLDETVDVVLLDRRMPGMSGDEVLAEIRSRDVDCRVAMVSAVDPDVDIIEMGLDAYVVKPPTKDGLRDTIASLIERAPLDADVQEYYSLAARRNALEINNSRDELAELEAYQNLLSKLESHRERVAHKL from the coding sequence ATGGGCCTGTCAAACCCCCCTGTCGTGTTGATTGTCGAAGACGAGCCCGACATCGCAGAGATGTACGACATCTGGCTCGGAAATGACTACGACAGCCGATTTGCGGCGAACGGTGCGCAGGCTCTCTCTCATCTCGACGAAACCGTCGATGTCGTATTACTCGACCGACGGATGCCCGGGATGTCGGGTGACGAGGTGCTCGCCGAAATCCGCTCCCGTGACGTTGATTGTCGCGTCGCGATGGTCAGTGCGGTTGACCCCGACGTTGACATCATCGAAATGGGGCTCGATGCGTATGTCGTGAAACCACCAACCAAAGACGGTCTCAGAGACACTATTGCATCCCTCATCGAACGCGCGCCGCTCGATGCGGACGTTCAAGAATACTACTCACTCGCCGCGCGACGCAACGCACTCGAAATCAACAACTCGCGCGATGAACTCGCAGAACTCGAGGCGTACCAGAACCTGCTTTCCAAACTCGAAAGCCACCGCGAACGCGTGGCGCACAAACTCTGA
- a CDS encoding DUF3194 domain-containing protein, which yields MPTDEDVVQTAAAAAEGLIFARYKRSEVTDLDITVHFEEGVLEVDVYLNAPGDAEAVADEAAHAAQDAVDELFDDAQSA from the coding sequence ATGCCAACCGACGAAGACGTCGTTCAGACGGCCGCAGCGGCTGCTGAAGGACTCATCTTCGCACGGTACAAGCGCTCTGAGGTCACTGACCTCGACATCACCGTCCACTTCGAGGAGGGCGTCCTCGAAGTCGATGTGTACCTAAACGCCCCCGGCGATGCAGAAGCCGTAGCCGACGAAGCGGCCCACGCCGCACAAGACGCCGTCGACGAGTTGTTCGACGACGCACAGTCGGCCTAA
- a CDS encoding prefoldin subunit beta — MQGSLPPEAQEKLEELQGLQQTAQQVATQKQTAESSLQEAQTALDELENIDEDATMYREVGELFVQTTYEDAKENLSDKVDTLEIRVETLTKQEERVEGQFEELQQELQQMLGGGAMGGAGGAAQ, encoded by the coding sequence ATGCAGGGTAGTCTCCCACCGGAAGCACAAGAGAAACTCGAAGAACTGCAGGGTCTCCAGCAGACAGCCCAGCAGGTCGCAACCCAGAAACAGACCGCAGAGTCCTCGCTCCAAGAGGCTCAGACGGCACTCGACGAACTCGAAAACATCGACGAAGACGCGACGATGTACCGCGAGGTCGGCGAGCTGTTCGTCCAGACCACCTACGAGGACGCAAAAGAGAACCTCTCTGACAAAGTCGACACGCTCGAAATCCGCGTCGAGACGCTCACGAAGCAAGAAGAGCGCGTCGAAGGCCAGTTCGAGGAACTCCAGCAGGAACTCCAGCAGATGCTCGGCGGCGGCGCAATGGGCGGCGCTGGCGGCGCAGCACAGTAA
- a CDS encoding KEOPS complex subunit Pcc1: MHTAILTFEYDDAPYARIVARSVRQEVAEIAGDRTSATLTREGATVTVEVSADDLVALRAGCNTWLTLVKTAESLADVGFAAHDYKTGFFS; the protein is encoded by the coding sequence TTGCATACCGCGATTCTAACGTTCGAGTACGATGACGCGCCCTATGCCCGCATAGTGGCACGGAGCGTCCGCCAAGAAGTAGCCGAGATTGCAGGCGACCGGACGAGCGCCACGCTCACCCGCGAGGGAGCCACCGTCACCGTGGAGGTGTCAGCAGATGACCTCGTTGCCCTGCGCGCAGGGTGTAACACGTGGCTCACCCTGGTCAAAACCGCAGAATCGCTTGCAGACGTTGGCTTTGCCGCGCACGACTACAAGACAGGGTTTTTCAGTTAG
- a CDS encoding DNA-directed RNA polymerase subunit P: protein MSYKCSRCKRDVELDEYGGVRCPYCGHRVLLKERSRVVKEVDVK from the coding sequence ATGAGCTACAAGTGTTCGCGCTGCAAGCGAGACGTTGAACTCGATGAGTACGGCGGCGTCCGCTGTCCGTACTGTGGCCACCGCGTGCTCCTCAAAGAGCGCAGCCGCGTGGTCAAAGAAGTCGACGTCAAATAA
- a CDS encoding 50S ribosomal protein L37ae, with translation MAEQKKGRRTGSAGRFGARYGRVARRRVAEIEADTNKKHACPECGDHKVSRKGTGIWQCARCDYKFAGGSYRPATPGGTAVKRSIRAALSSDDE, from the coding sequence ATGGCCGAGCAAAAGAAGGGACGACGAACCGGCTCCGCCGGTCGGTTCGGCGCACGCTACGGTCGCGTTGCGCGACGCCGTGTAGCTGAGATTGAAGCGGATACGAACAAAAAGCACGCCTGCCCAGAGTGTGGCGACCACAAGGTCTCCCGCAAAGGTACCGGCATCTGGCAGTGCGCCCGCTGTGACTACAAGTTCGCAGGCGGCTCGTACCGCCCAGCCACGCCCGGTGGAACCGCAGTCAAGCGCTCCATCCGTGCGGCGCTTTCGAGCGACGACGAATAA
- a CDS encoding MFS transporter, protein MSRPRTIILAVIVSTFFVGFGGGVVFPILPNLGALLGISPFVVGLILSVNRFTRVVANTPAGSLIDRIGTRKPFIAGLFIEGLATLGYVVALNATLPEVWFLAARILWGLGSAFVFATAYTIAADVSTGTSRGTNMGVVRGGMTLGFPAGLVMGGVVSDLYSVTTAFVLAAAFALFASAIAYFAIPETHVSGPQTRVKPWDVDVSAPALTIGAVNFGLYFAYLGALFSTLVLFLDFHGFSVWGYGPQGMSGLLMAVTVVSAAVFTFGGGKLSDDYGARIPVLLGFLVVSFAGFALLAVAETIPTLAVACLLIGIGQGGTSGPLIALLADFTPTERMGRATATNNVLGDLGGGLGPLVSLPLINLVGFAPVYAVCAVIPLVAGLLLVGSIYSQTGELSPTTVSLADD, encoded by the coding sequence ATGAGCCGCCCGCGCACCATCATCCTCGCCGTCATCGTGAGCACCTTCTTCGTCGGCTTCGGTGGCGGCGTCGTGTTCCCCATCCTCCCAAATCTCGGGGCGCTGCTCGGCATCTCGCCGTTCGTCGTCGGCCTCATTCTGAGTGTGAACCGGTTTACGCGAGTCGTCGCCAACACGCCTGCAGGCTCGCTCATCGACCGCATCGGGACGCGAAAACCGTTCATTGCGGGGCTGTTCATCGAAGGCCTCGCCACGCTTGGCTACGTCGTCGCGCTGAACGCCACACTCCCCGAAGTGTGGTTTCTCGCCGCCCGCATTCTTTGGGGACTCGGTAGCGCCTTCGTGTTCGCCACGGCCTACACCATCGCCGCGGACGTGAGCACCGGCACGTCTCGCGGGACGAACATGGGCGTTGTCCGCGGCGGCATGACGCTTGGGTTCCCCGCTGGACTGGTCATGGGCGGCGTCGTGAGCGACCTCTACTCGGTCACGACGGCGTTCGTCCTCGCCGCGGCGTTCGCGTTGTTTGCGAGCGCAATCGCTTATTTCGCAATTCCAGAAACGCACGTTTCCGGCCCGCAGACGAGGGTGAAGCCGTGGGACGTGGACGTGAGCGCACCTGCACTCACCATCGGTGCGGTGAACTTCGGCCTCTACTTCGCTTACCTCGGCGCGCTGTTTTCGACGCTCGTCCTCTTTCTCGACTTTCACGGCTTCAGCGTCTGGGGCTACGGGCCACAGGGGATGTCGGGGCTGTTGATGGCCGTAACGGTCGTTTCTGCGGCCGTCTTCACCTTCGGCGGCGGGAAGTTGAGCGACGACTACGGCGCGCGCATCCCCGTGTTGCTCGGCTTTCTCGTCGTCTCGTTCGCGGGGTTTGCCCTGCTCGCCGTCGCAGAGACCATCCCCACTCTCGCCGTCGCCTGCCTCCTCATCGGTATTGGACAGGGCGGCACGAGCGGACCGCTCATCGCGCTGCTTGCCGACTTCACGCCCACAGAACGGATGGGCAGAGCAACCGCGACGAACAACGTGCTCGGCGACTTGGGCGGCGGGCTCGGGCCACTGGTGTCACTGCCGCTCATCAACCTCGTCGGCTTCGCGCCGGTGTACGCCGTCTGTGCGGTCATTCCGCTCGTGGCAGGTCTCCTCCTCGTCGGGAGCATCTACTCACAGACGGGCGAACTCAGCCCGACGACGGTGAGCCTCGCGGACGACTAA
- a CDS encoding DUF2103 domain-containing protein, giving the protein MNCRQCASSLTRPGDYCLVCQTRNCDTVVLDIERDHATLTFLFEEDVVGHSDVRTTPEPNDELSVVELRNFAGRIADDLQRKRPDAVYATGNREVIQAVRAQAHYDFYRVSGDDPVEAVLSRLGEPALDVVDLKPKEKLGGSHTTLIGERDGMKVIMLVAEHPNVKKVIPGPIDAGGSGSRTGVRAKATRADEHGNVRLLLRDGSSVQENRVVTTAGDREMGERVREDLNEALAADGYQ; this is encoded by the coding sequence ATGAACTGTCGGCAGTGCGCCTCGTCGCTCACCCGTCCGGGTGACTACTGTCTGGTCTGTCAGACGCGCAACTGCGACACCGTCGTCCTCGACATCGAACGCGACCACGCCACCCTCACCTTCCTGTTCGAAGAGGACGTTGTCGGCCATTCCGACGTGCGCACCACGCCCGAGCCGAACGACGAGTTGTCCGTCGTCGAACTCCGCAACTTCGCCGGGCGCATCGCGGACGACCTCCAGCGCAAACGCCCGGATGCGGTGTATGCGACCGGCAACCGCGAGGTGATTCAGGCGGTTCGGGCGCAGGCGCACTACGACTTTTATCGCGTCTCGGGGGACGACCCCGTCGAGGCGGTGCTCTCACGGCTTGGCGAGCCAGCGCTCGACGTTGTTGACCTGAAGCCCAAAGAGAAACTCGGCGGGTCGCACACCACGCTCATCGGCGAACGAGACGGGATGAAGGTCATCATGCTCGTCGCAGAACACCCGAACGTGAAGAAGGTCATTCCCGGCCCAATCGACGCAGGCGGTTCGGGTTCACGAACTGGCGTCCGGGCGAAAGCCACCCGCGCGGACGAGCACGGCAACGTCAGACTCCTGCTCCGCGACGGCTCGAGCGTCCAAGAAAATCGCGTCGTGACGACAGCGGGCGACCGCGAGATGGGCGAGCGCGTCCGTGAGGATTTAAACGAGGCGCTCGCAGCAGACGGCTACCAGTAA
- the truD gene encoding tRNA pseudouridine(13) synthase TruD has product MRPAQPVEQVVGIDHYVSDADGIGGRLRVSPADFRVRELERFSVEPVDADPGSYAYLVFRATLESWDTNQFTKEVASRMGVSRERLSWAGTKDKHAVTTQLFSIYDATPEELPDIPDADIEVLGRAGRGLQFGDLAGNEFSIRVRDAEHPENVPEITDSLSAFGGREGVVGVPNFFGHQRFGSQRPVSHEVGLAVVRGDWEDAVLAYVGNPADRERDQTREARAFVEETRDWKAALDDYPGYLGYERAMLHKLVENGGETPDDFREALETLPTNLQRLMVNAAQSYLFNKILSERLARGIPFDNAVAGDVVCFADTSAPGDLVLPDTDREQAVTETRVDTINRHCERGRAFVTAPLIGTETEFADGEPGDIAREVLDAENLTREDFDLPGEFHSKGTRRAVLLQTGLDVTDTTFTFSLPKGSYATVLMREYLKTDPNAM; this is encoded by the coding sequence ATGCGTCCGGCCCAGCCCGTAGAACAGGTGGTCGGTATCGACCACTACGTGAGCGACGCAGACGGCATCGGCGGCCGCCTCCGCGTCTCACCCGCAGATTTCCGGGTGCGTGAACTCGAACGATTCTCGGTCGAACCCGTGGACGCAGACCCCGGTTCCTACGCCTATCTCGTCTTCCGGGCGACGCTCGAATCGTGGGACACCAACCAGTTTACGAAAGAAGTCGCCTCGCGCATGGGCGTGAGCCGCGAACGGCTCTCGTGGGCCGGGACGAAAGACAAACACGCCGTCACCACCCAGCTGTTCAGCATCTACGACGCGACGCCAGAGGAGTTGCCAGACATCCCAGACGCCGACATCGAAGTGCTCGGGCGAGCGGGTCGCGGCCTCCAGTTTGGCGACCTCGCAGGCAACGAGTTCTCGATTCGAGTGCGCGATGCAGAACACCCGGAGAACGTCCCGGAAATCACGGATTCGCTCTCTGCGTTCGGCGGCCGCGAAGGTGTCGTCGGCGTGCCGAACTTCTTTGGCCACCAGCGATTCGGCAGCCAGCGCCCGGTCAGCCACGAAGTCGGCCTCGCCGTCGTCCGCGGCGATTGGGAAGACGCGGTGCTGGCATATGTGGGGAATCCCGCAGACAGAGAGCGCGACCAGACGCGCGAGGCACGCGCCTTTGTCGAGGAGACACGCGACTGGAAAGCCGCCTTAGACGACTATCCGGGCTACCTCGGCTACGAGCGAGCGATGCTCCACAAACTCGTCGAGAACGGCGGCGAGACGCCCGACGACTTCCGCGAGGCGCTCGAAACGCTGCCCACCAACCTCCAGCGGCTGATGGTGAACGCGGCGCAGTCCTACCTGTTCAACAAGATTCTCTCAGAGCGCCTTGCCCGTGGAATACCGTTCGACAACGCTGTGGCGGGCGACGTGGTCTGTTTTGCGGACACGAGCGCCCCCGGCGACCTCGTGTTGCCCGACACCGACCGCGAGCAGGCCGTGACCGAAACGCGCGTGGACACCATCAACCGCCACTGCGAGCGCGGGCGAGCGTTCGTGACCGCGCCGCTCATCGGCACAGAGACGGAGTTCGCAGACGGTGAACCCGGCGACATCGCCCGCGAGGTGCTCGACGCTGAGAACCTCACGCGCGAGGACTTCGACCTGCCCGGTGAGTTCCATTCGAAGGGCACTCGGCGGGCGGTTTTGCTCCAGACCGGGCTCGACGTGACGGACACGACGTTCACCTTCTCGCTGCCGAAAGGGTCGTACGCGACGGTACTCATGCGCGAGTACCTGAAGACCGATCCGAACGCGATGTGA
- the pth2 gene encoding peptidyl-tRNA hydrolase Pth2, translating to MKQAIVARTDIGMGTGKLAAQVAHASLSAYEDADSRARSKWKGEGQKKVVLKASSEAELFELADKARAEGLPYAIIRDAGHTQLEPGTVTTLAVGPAQDNLVDKVTGDLSLF from the coding sequence ATGAAACAAGCCATCGTCGCCCGCACGGACATCGGCATGGGCACGGGCAAACTCGCCGCCCAAGTCGCCCACGCCTCGCTTTCTGCCTACGAAGACGCGGACTCTCGCGCCCGCTCGAAATGGAAAGGTGAGGGCCAGAAGAAGGTCGTCCTCAAAGCAAGCAGCGAAGCCGAACTGTTCGAACTCGCCGACAAAGCCCGCGCCGAGGGCCTGCCCTACGCCATTATCCGCGACGCCGGACACACGCAGTTAGAGCCGGGGACGGTCACGACGCTCGCCGTTGGCCCCGCACAGGACAACCTCGTGGACAAGGTGACGGGCGACCTCTCGCTGTTCTAA
- a CDS encoding Yip1 family protein has protein sequence MLQTLLFDPDAFFADNPWADDFVAAAGAVAAVAVVTVLNLLLIGVILTQKIDGTVTQNGRQVSMDSIFWDVLFGQLFTVFFAVFLGWVLLTVLLHIGIKLANGEGTFRDSLRITGWAMVPTIFTAFLGTLSVYLTLRGQPVTSSTSQLTALVARMEGGTGVLGIFVALIGTVWQGYIWTFGIKHFHSLKLDTAMGVAGIVALIFFLFSVI, from the coding sequence GTGCTCCAAACCCTCCTCTTCGACCCTGATGCGTTTTTCGCGGACAATCCGTGGGCGGATGACTTCGTGGCCGCGGCTGGGGCCGTGGCTGCCGTCGCCGTCGTTACCGTCCTCAACCTTCTGCTCATCGGCGTGATTCTCACCCAAAAAATCGATGGAACCGTCACCCAGAACGGGCGGCAAGTCTCGATGGATTCGATTTTCTGGGATGTCCTGTTCGGTCAACTGTTTACGGTTTTCTTCGCCGTGTTCCTCGGCTGGGTGCTCCTCACGGTGTTGCTCCACATTGGTATCAAACTCGCAAACGGTGAGGGAACGTTCAGGGACTCGCTCCGCATCACTGGCTGGGCAATGGTGCCAACGATTTTTACCGCCTTCCTCGGGACGCTGTCGGTCTATCTCACGCTTCGCGGCCAACCGGTGACCAGTTCGACCAGTCAACTCACCGCGCTCGTTGCGCGTATGGAGGGCGGCACTGGTGTGCTTGGCATCTTCGTCGCGCTCATCGGCACCGTGTGGCAGGGTTATATCTGGACGTTTGGCATCAAACACTTCCACAGCCTGAAACTCGACACTGCCATGGGCGTCGCCGGGATTGTCGCGCTCATCTTTTTCCTCTTCTCTGTGATTTGA
- the dcd gene encoding dCTP deaminase: MILSDADIRERLTDGDLVVGPLDDPELQIQPASIDLRLGPEFLEFQRANIPCIHPNRDDEVGKYVKETVVEDGEEFILHPGDFVLGTTIERVEIPADLLAHVEGRSSLGRLAIVVHATAGVVDPGYRGQITLELSNLGTAPVALTPGMRISQLIFTELKTRAERPYGSSRGSKYQDQVGPQASRIGGDREFGGDQ; this comes from the coding sequence ATGATACTATCAGACGCGGACATCCGCGAGCGACTCACGGACGGTGACCTCGTCGTTGGCCCCTTAGACGACCCGGAACTCCAGATTCAACCGGCAAGCATCGACCTCCGGCTTGGCCCCGAGTTCCTCGAATTTCAGCGCGCGAACATCCCGTGTATCCACCCGAACCGCGACGATGAAGTGGGAAAATACGTCAAAGAAACCGTCGTCGAAGATGGTGAGGAGTTCATCTTGCACCCCGGCGACTTCGTCCTCGGAACGACCATCGAGCGCGTCGAAATTCCGGCAGACCTGCTTGCGCACGTCGAAGGCCGCTCCTCGCTCGGTCGGCTCGCCATCGTCGTCCACGCCACGGCGGGCGTCGTAGACCCCGGCTACCGTGGCCAAATCACGCTCGAACTCTCGAATCTCGGCACGGCTCCGGTCGCGCTCACCCCGGGCATGCGCATCTCGCAACTCATCTTCACGGAACTCAAAACCCGCGCAGAGCGCCCGTATGGGTCGTCTCGCGGCTCGAAGTACCAAGACCAGGTCGGCCCACAGGCGTCGCGGATTGGGGGTGACCGGGAGTTCGGTGGCGACCAGTGA
- a CDS encoding thiamine-phosphate synthase family protein, producing MRFVEEIVVDEFLPTFRSMLAEALRERGLTQSEVASVLGISQSAVSKYAHGEVTRNEQILADPRVEQLVTRLADGLAAGDMSPVQGLVETEVLIRKLERGDLLAQLHEAEMPALSRFDGSLSIHDPESGLRASERALSSARRGVRTLQNTSGFATLIPNVGSNLVECLPDATTIDDVVGVPGRIFDVKGQATVPGDPEFGVSEHLAGVLLAARRNGNPARAVLNIRYDEAIVAALEATDAKAVSFDAQLPLDEAIDAALADTPDADVLYQPGSFGIEPITYLLGRDAQAVAERIRDLV from the coding sequence GTGAGATTCGTCGAAGAAATCGTCGTAGACGAGTTCCTGCCGACGTTTCGCTCGATGCTCGCAGAAGCCCTGCGCGAGCGCGGCCTGACCCAGAGCGAGGTCGCATCCGTCCTCGGCATCAGCCAGAGTGCGGTCTCAAAATACGCCCACGGCGAGGTGACGCGAAACGAGCAAATCCTCGCAGACCCGCGTGTCGAACAACTCGTCACCCGGCTCGCAGACGGGCTCGCGGCGGGCGATATGAGTCCGGTACAGGGACTCGTTGAGACTGAGGTCCTCATCCGCAAACTCGAACGCGGCGACCTCCTCGCGCAACTCCACGAAGCGGAGATGCCGGCGCTTTCGCGTTTCGATGGTTCGCTCTCGATTCACGACCCGGAAAGCGGTCTCAGAGCGTCAGAGCGCGCGCTGTCGTCGGCTCGACGCGGCGTGCGCACCCTCCAGAACACGAGCGGGTTTGCGACGCTCATTCCAAATGTGGGGTCGAACCTCGTCGAGTGCCTGCCGGATGCGACGACCATCGACGACGTGGTGGGCGTCCCCGGGCGCATTTTCGACGTGAAAGGGCAGGCAACCGTCCCCGGCGACCCGGAGTTCGGCGTGAGCGAGCACCTCGCGGGCGTCTTGCTCGCCGCGCGCAGAAACGGCAACCCGGCGCGCGCGGTGCTCAACATTCGCTACGACGAGGCCATCGTCGCCGCACTCGAGGCGACCGACGCGAAAGCCGTCTCCTTCGATGCCCAACTCCCGCTTGACGAAGCCATCGACGCCGCGCTCGCAGACACGCCCGACGCGGACGTGCTCTACCAGCCCGGAAGCTTCGGCATCGAACCCATCACCTACCTCCTCGGGCGCGACGCCCAAGCCGTTGCAGAGCGTATCCGGGACTTGGTATGA
- a CDS encoding class I SAM-dependent methyltransferase translates to MSGIADAQDFYGRWARLYDVIATHTPGVGSIRDTAVSTLALEPGDTVVDMGCGTGVNFPFIREQIGPDGTLVGIDYTSEMLDHARDRIDREGWDNVHVVRGDASRPPIFGPVDAVFSSFVVGMLADPARVVDDWIALLRPGGRITLLDAAQSSHLAGEPFNLLFQLFVLASSPPGTSRRHEIPPWEVLDERVAAARRTLEHRTTGRHHAAHALGFVQVTGGTV, encoded by the coding sequence ATGAGCGGCATCGCCGACGCACAAGATTTCTACGGCCGGTGGGCGCGACTCTACGACGTGATCGCGACGCACACGCCGGGCGTTGGCTCGATACGTGACACCGCCGTCTCGACGCTCGCGCTCGAACCCGGCGATACGGTCGTCGACATGGGCTGTGGGACGGGGGTGAACTTCCCCTTTATCCGCGAGCAAATCGGACCCGACGGGACGCTCGTGGGCATTGACTATACGTCTGAGATGCTCGACCACGCCCGCGACCGCATCGACCGCGAAGGCTGGGACAACGTTCACGTCGTCCGTGGTGACGCGAGCAGGCCACCCATATTCGGGCCTGTAGACGCCGTGTTTTCGTCGTTCGTCGTTGGCATGCTCGCAGACCCGGCGCGCGTCGTTGACGACTGGATTGCTCTGTTGCGTCCGGGCGGCCGCATCACGCTGCTCGATGCGGCCCAGAGTTCACACCTCGCAGGCGAGCCGTTCAACCTCCTCTTTCAACTGTTCGTCCTCGCGTCGTCGCCGCCTGGAACCAGCCGTCGGCACGAAATTCCGCCGTGGGAGGTGCTCGATGAACGCGTGGCCGCTGCTCGACGGACGCTCGAACATCGCACGACGGGGCGCCATCACGCAGCGCACGCGCTCGGTTTCGTGCAGGTGACCGGCGGCACCGTCTGA